One Halobacterium zhouii genomic region harbors:
- a CDS encoding DUF7285 family protein, producing the protein MSRSSARRAQVEPLPALAAVAVVCLAVGAYGAVRLDVLPESENGAPAEQVLVDAVDAATADGDVVVDPSRLESQAVTPRGYAVAVTVTASGREWTAGASNPPSGAATASRPVPIRTRSGRVVPGRFVVEVWA; encoded by the coding sequence ATGTCACGCTCGTCGGCGCGTAGGGCGCAGGTCGAACCGCTGCCGGCGCTCGCCGCGGTCGCCGTGGTCTGTCTCGCGGTGGGCGCGTACGGCGCGGTTCGCCTCGACGTCCTCCCCGAGAGCGAGAATGGTGCGCCCGCCGAGCAGGTGCTCGTCGACGCCGTGGACGCGGCGACCGCCGACGGCGACGTAGTCGTCGACCCGTCACGACTTGAGTCCCAGGCGGTCACGCCCCGGGGGTACGCGGTCGCCGTGACCGTCACCGCGAGCGGTCGAGAGTGGACCGCGGGCGCATCGAATCCACCGTCCGGAGCGGCCACTGCGAGCAGACCAGTCCCGATTCGGACGCGCTCGGGCCGCGTCGTTCCGGGGCGCTTCGTCGTGGAGGTGTGGGCGTGA
- a CDS encoding DUF7284 family protein, translating into MTRAISTVLDASMAVLLVSAAAVALVSIPGDSPRPADPDATARAVLASTANATYHAQSGRRRSASGCVATLLGHAAVAAHRGTNPRFVSAVESAVAAVLAELNGPVAVTATANGTQVTVGSRPPPSASVAAVTHRVAVGNTTAFVSVRTWSA; encoded by the coding sequence GTGACGCGCGCTATCAGCACCGTTCTCGACGCCTCGATGGCGGTGTTGCTGGTGAGCGCGGCGGCGGTGGCGCTCGTCTCGATTCCCGGCGACAGTCCGCGTCCGGCGGACCCCGACGCCACGGCGCGCGCCGTGCTCGCGAGTACTGCGAACGCAACCTACCACGCGCAGTCGGGCCGCAGGCGGTCGGCGTCCGGGTGCGTCGCCACGCTGCTCGGTCACGCCGCCGTCGCGGCGCACCGCGGCACGAACCCCCGGTTCGTCAGCGCGGTCGAGTCGGCAGTGGCTGCGGTTCTCGCGGAACTGAACGGTCCGGTCGCCGTCACCGCGACGGCGAACGGCACGCAGGTCACCGTGGGTTCGCGTCCGCCGCCGAGCGCGTCCGTCGCCGCGGTGACACACCGCGTCGCCGTCGGCAACACCACCGCGTTCGTGTCCGTCAGGACGTGGTCAGCGTGA
- a CDS encoding DUF7286 family protein, with the protein MNVADDERGRVPFALVGVLLLVASATTTASLAGQDPAPTRTRADRAADRVETGASVAVAGAARTALRAAARNPVVSPADSRYGAALSADSPFRDALALRIYARAERALGNVTATAGNVRASVSLTRIRSPADAERAIDRVAVEQVNDSLVRVTVEDVRVTLRRNGRVVSRSRTNVSVTVESATLELASRVSRFEALLDRGALAGPGLDRRLTDFLHRVVWLRGPMQYAGLPIANVLANRHVELMTNRALLSLQRSAFGRVDGDGSEAYRSARARVGVTDVVAATERAATDRATAALGGHRSARADSRTRDGYGGADGSARGSGDADTDAGDTDEQSNRGLGGAVSTGPLSRLGATGSGHRSVPVGVNVTADRAFVGLVDGSGRFSLDRLLRAAYTAVGRRTVTVSRVDTAVDRSGRAPENWSLAETTTDRTTRVSGQPPASSPLPGDYRRTSRHGRRVVVTEETVRRYVRDGKERTVTETRRRTYRVTVAVGFRFQQPAGVPAGSDVESVLANPVARVTQALRERISARATRQLVKRAGGVDSLARRAVAGEQVNRDVLLRLAPSDAVRERALAAASALRDRAWNVSANVSMAELASGDTPADELRNRVDGLYGAPGTHATAGGRAVAAVRVAYLEAVAERLRSRQANAALSGSGAALGAHAIEDVPRASPTKVDAGSVASVDGSPAYLTLAEVDSSLAPAVETSYHPLAARNTNWFTLPHGDAADAVLSRVFDDPPRTVGLGTAGQSLRAANRTLSVAENETLRDRRDRLRGAVAESLTAAGSAYRSVLYASNVSFTVAERRAVTRRALDRWPTLAARAKAVANGSAARAVGVAAVRVADVTGTRRDVLLARLRAAAPTVVARSSVEVEAELVGAAARSVRSVGRALAREALTEATGAAAERVVARARRSYASVTPAGLPLVPVPGYWYATFNAWSVSVRGSWARFAVRARGGSPVGPGEGTAYVREEEPVAFDVNGDGDPERVGRNERLSFEVTTTVAIVVPPGPQGVGDVDGQRTETSSGW; encoded by the coding sequence GTGAACGTCGCGGACGACGAGCGCGGGCGCGTCCCGTTCGCGCTGGTCGGCGTCCTCCTGCTCGTCGCGAGCGCGACGACCACCGCGTCGCTTGCCGGACAGGACCCCGCGCCGACGCGGACTCGCGCCGACCGCGCTGCCGACCGAGTCGAGACGGGGGCGTCCGTCGCGGTGGCGGGTGCGGCCCGAACCGCGCTCCGCGCCGCCGCCCGGAACCCCGTCGTCTCCCCGGCGGACAGCAGGTACGGCGCGGCACTCTCGGCCGACAGCCCGTTCCGGGACGCGCTCGCGCTCCGCATCTACGCGCGCGCCGAACGCGCGCTCGGGAACGTGACCGCGACGGCTGGCAACGTCCGAGCAAGCGTCTCGCTCACGCGCATCCGTTCCCCCGCGGACGCCGAACGTGCGATCGACCGCGTCGCCGTCGAGCAGGTTAACGACTCGCTCGTCCGCGTCACCGTAGAGGACGTTCGCGTCACGCTCCGGCGGAACGGCCGCGTCGTGTCGCGGTCGCGAACCAACGTCTCCGTGACCGTCGAGAGCGCGACGCTGGAACTTGCATCGCGCGTCTCCCGGTTCGAGGCGCTCCTCGACCGCGGTGCGCTCGCTGGCCCTGGGCTCGACCGACGACTCACGGACTTCCTTCACCGCGTCGTCTGGCTCCGTGGGCCGATGCAGTACGCCGGACTGCCGATAGCGAACGTGCTCGCCAACCGTCACGTCGAGTTGATGACGAACCGTGCGCTGCTCTCGCTACAGCGTTCGGCGTTCGGGCGCGTGGACGGCGATGGAAGCGAGGCGTACCGGAGCGCTCGCGCTCGCGTCGGCGTCACGGACGTAGTCGCCGCGACGGAGAGGGCCGCGACGGACCGCGCGACCGCTGCACTCGGGGGCCATCGCTCCGCACGAGCGGACTCGCGCACCCGCGACGGCTACGGGGGTGCAGACGGGTCTGCTCGCGGTAGTGGTGACGCCGATACGGACGCAGGTGACACAGACGAACAGTCGAACCGGGGCCTCGGTGGGGCGGTGAGTACCGGTCCGTTGTCACGCCTCGGCGCTACCGGGAGCGGTCATCGGTCGGTTCCCGTCGGCGTGAACGTCACCGCGGACCGCGCGTTCGTCGGCCTCGTCGACGGAAGCGGTCGGTTCTCACTCGACAGGCTGCTCCGCGCCGCGTACACCGCTGTCGGCCGACGTACCGTCACGGTCTCGCGCGTCGATACTGCCGTCGACCGGAGTGGCCGCGCGCCCGAGAACTGGTCGCTCGCGGAAACCACGACCGACCGGACCACTCGCGTCTCGGGCCAGCCGCCAGCGTCGAGTCCGCTCCCGGGTGACTACCGCCGGACGTCTCGCCACGGTCGGCGCGTCGTCGTGACCGAGGAGACGGTCCGCAGGTACGTCCGCGACGGTAAGGAGCGGACCGTCACGGAGACGCGCCGGCGGACGTACCGTGTCACCGTCGCCGTCGGGTTCCGGTTCCAGCAACCGGCCGGCGTTCCAGCGGGGAGCGACGTGGAGTCCGTCCTGGCGAATCCAGTAGCGCGCGTCACGCAAGCGCTCCGCGAACGCATCTCGGCGCGCGCGACCCGCCAACTCGTCAAGCGCGCGGGCGGCGTGGACTCGCTCGCGCGGCGGGCCGTCGCCGGCGAGCAGGTGAACCGGGACGTATTGCTTCGACTCGCCCCGTCTGACGCGGTCCGCGAACGCGCGCTCGCCGCGGCGTCGGCGCTCCGGGACCGCGCGTGGAACGTGTCGGCGAACGTCTCGATGGCGGAGCTGGCTTCCGGCGATACGCCCGCCGATGAACTCCGGAACCGGGTGGACGGGCTGTACGGTGCTCCCGGAACCCACGCGACGGCCGGCGGTCGCGCGGTCGCCGCGGTCCGCGTGGCGTACCTCGAGGCGGTCGCCGAGCGGCTCCGGAGTCGCCAGGCGAACGCCGCGCTATCCGGATCCGGGGCCGCGCTGGGTGCCCACGCCATCGAGGACGTTCCGCGGGCGTCACCCACGAAGGTGGACGCCGGGTCGGTCGCGTCGGTCGATGGTTCACCTGCGTATCTCACACTCGCCGAGGTGGACTCGTCGCTCGCCCCCGCGGTGGAGACCTCGTACCACCCGCTCGCGGCGAGGAACACGAACTGGTTCACGCTCCCCCACGGCGACGCGGCGGACGCCGTGCTCTCCCGGGTGTTCGACGACCCGCCGCGGACGGTCGGTCTGGGGACCGCCGGGCAGTCGCTGCGGGCGGCGAACCGGACGCTGTCGGTGGCCGAGAACGAGACGCTTCGGGACCGCCGTGACCGCCTCCGCGGCGCCGTCGCCGAGAGCCTGACGGCCGCAGGGAGCGCGTACCGGAGCGTCCTCTACGCGTCGAACGTCTCGTTCACCGTGGCAGAGCGTCGGGCGGTGACGCGCCGCGCGCTCGACCGGTGGCCGACGCTCGCCGCGAGAGCGAAAGCGGTGGCGAACGGGTCGGCGGCGCGCGCCGTCGGCGTAGCGGCCGTGCGCGTCGCGGACGTGACGGGCACTCGTCGGGACGTGTTGCTGGCGCGCCTGCGCGCCGCGGCGCCGACTGTCGTCGCGCGCTCCTCGGTCGAAGTGGAGGCGGAACTCGTCGGGGCGGCCGCGCGGTCGGTTCGGTCGGTCGGCCGCGCGCTGGCACGGGAAGCGCTCACGGAGGCGACCGGCGCGGCGGCCGAGCGAGTCGTGGCGCGCGCACGGCGGTCGTACGCGAGCGTGACGCCGGCGGGACTGCCGCTCGTGCCGGTGCCGGGGTACTGGTACGCGACGTTCAACGCCTGGTCGGTGTCGGTCCGCGGGTCGTGGGCGCGGTTCGCGGTCCGCGCTCGAGGTGGCTCCCCGGTCGGACCGGGGGAGGGAACCGCGTACGTGCGCGAGGAAGAACCCGTGGCGTTCGACGTGAACGGCGACGGCGACCCGGAGCGCGTCGGGCGGAACGAGCGCCTCTCCTTCGAGGTGACGACGACCGTCGCCATCGTCGTGCCGCCGGGGCCACAGGGCGTCGGTGACGTGGACGGCCAGCGGACGGAGACGTCTTCGGGGTGGTGA
- a CDS encoding DUF5791 family protein has product MLADEIADPEDVTPEELRTEYEAALASVVEREGVEAAAEASGVDAERLDALVAGESPEFTVEEAASVLALSEEWPDAEGIVLEVRDNLMLQMSSAVMDVDSLAAGIDTDLGPKEIQQKIEGRQPMTLAEYARIHQHVASENPY; this is encoded by the coding sequence ATGCTCGCCGACGAGATCGCAGACCCAGAAGACGTGACACCGGAGGAACTCCGCACAGAGTACGAGGCGGCGCTGGCGTCCGTCGTGGAGCGCGAGGGCGTCGAGGCCGCCGCGGAGGCGTCCGGCGTGGACGCCGAGCGACTCGACGCGCTCGTGGCGGGGGAGTCACCCGAGTTCACCGTCGAGGAGGCGGCGTCCGTGCTCGCGCTCTCCGAGGAGTGGCCCGACGCGGAGGGCATCGTCCTGGAGGTCCGGGACAACCTGATGCTTCAGATGAGTTCCGCGGTGATGGACGTCGACTCGCTGGCCGCGGGCATCGACACCGACCTCGGCCCGAAGGAGATACAGCAGAAGATCGAGGGGAGACAGCCGATGACGCTCGCGGAGTACGCGCGCATCCACCAGCACGTCGCCAGCGAGAACCCGTACTGA
- a CDS encoding SDR family oxidoreductase has translation MRVAILGCGYVGLELGRQLVAAGHDPVGVRRSEAGVAAIRDAGFQAVRADVTDADSLSAVPDVDAIVFAASSGGRGADAARNVYVEGLRTAVRAFGGRENPPEKLVYTSSTGVYGDHDGGWVDEETPLDPTTEKTRVLVEAERVALEEAPKHGINPTVVRFAGLYGPDRYRLSRYVDGPVTEGYLNMIHRDDAAGAVRFALEEADEDVLLAVDDEPVSKWAFADWLADECGVDHPEKRTVEERLAAGDLSTPAQRRLRTSKRCSNELLRGLGYEYAYPTFREGYRDAVDAFRAQADE, from the coding sequence ATGCGCGTCGCCATCCTCGGCTGTGGCTACGTCGGGCTGGAACTCGGCCGGCAGCTGGTTGCCGCGGGCCACGACCCGGTCGGCGTCCGGCGCTCGGAGGCGGGTGTGGCGGCGATCCGTGACGCCGGCTTCCAAGCGGTCCGGGCGGACGTAACCGACGCTGACTCGCTGTCAGCGGTGCCCGACGTGGACGCCATCGTGTTCGCCGCGAGTTCCGGTGGCCGGGGCGCGGACGCGGCGCGGAACGTGTACGTCGAGGGTCTACGGACGGCGGTTCGGGCGTTCGGTGGGCGCGAGAATCCGCCCGAGAAACTCGTCTACACGTCGAGTACGGGCGTGTACGGCGACCACGACGGCGGCTGGGTGGACGAGGAGACGCCTCTCGACCCGACGACCGAGAAGACCCGCGTGCTCGTCGAGGCTGAACGCGTCGCCCTCGAGGAGGCGCCGAAACACGGAATTAACCCGACCGTCGTTCGGTTCGCGGGACTGTACGGCCCCGACCGATACCGGCTCTCGCGGTACGTCGACGGACCCGTGACGGAGGGCTACCTGAACATGATCCACCGCGACGACGCCGCCGGAGCCGTCCGATTCGCGCTTGAAGAGGCGGACGAGGACGTGTTGCTCGCGGTGGACGACGAACCCGTCTCGAAGTGGGCGTTCGCGGACTGGCTAGCCGACGAATGTGGGGTCGACCACCCCGAGAAGCGAACCGTCGAGGAGCGCCTCGCAGCGGGCGACCTCTCGACGCCCGCACAGCGGCGCCTCCGCACGAGCAAGCGCTGCTCGAACGAGTTGCTTCGCGGACTTGGCTACGAGTACGCGTACCCGACGTTCCGCGAGGGGTACCGGGACGCCGTCGACGCGTTCCGCGCGCAGGCTGACGAGTAG
- a CDS encoding aldo/keto reductase — MATADGTFRYKERFGDGMARTYFRRVGDRAVSSAGLGTYLGDPTDEVDDAYYESVRTALDSGINVVDTAINYRHQRSERVVGRALADADAERDEVFLASKGGFVAFDGERPEDPGEYVTEEYVDSGVATREEFAHGSHCVAPDYIDHQLDQSLKNLGVDSLDLYYVHNPETQLDVRSPDALYDQLEATFERLEERAAAGDITHYGVATWDAFRVARDHDHYLDLGELVSRARAAAKTVGNTATHLRAIQLPFNVYMADAFTQDSQSGPEGDQSVLWFAHEAGLNVFTSASLAQGDVLSGIPDDVDEKLGGDTLAQRGLNFARSAPGVTSALAGASTPEHVSENAAAGTFEPLGADEFDAVFE, encoded by the coding sequence ATGGCCACGGCTGACGGGACGTTCCGGTACAAGGAACGCTTCGGGGACGGGATGGCGCGCACGTACTTCCGGCGCGTCGGAGACCGCGCCGTGTCGAGCGCCGGCCTCGGCACGTACCTCGGCGACCCGACCGACGAGGTCGACGACGCGTACTACGAATCCGTGCGGACGGCCCTTGACTCCGGGATCAACGTCGTCGACACCGCCATCAACTACCGCCACCAGCGCAGCGAGCGCGTGGTCGGGCGGGCGCTCGCGGACGCCGACGCCGAGCGCGACGAGGTGTTCCTCGCGTCGAAGGGCGGGTTCGTCGCGTTCGACGGCGAGCGACCCGAGGACCCGGGTGAGTACGTCACCGAGGAGTACGTCGATTCGGGCGTCGCGACCCGAGAGGAGTTCGCCCACGGCAGCCACTGCGTCGCGCCGGACTACATCGACCACCAGCTCGACCAGTCGCTCAAGAACCTCGGCGTCGACAGCCTCGACCTCTACTACGTACACAACCCGGAGACGCAACTCGACGTGCGCTCGCCGGACGCGCTCTACGACCAGCTCGAAGCGACCTTCGAGCGCCTGGAGGAGCGCGCAGCGGCGGGCGACATCACGCACTACGGCGTGGCGACGTGGGACGCGTTCCGGGTGGCCCGCGACCACGACCACTACCTCGACCTCGGGGAACTCGTCTCGCGGGCGCGCGCCGCGGCGAAGACCGTCGGGAACACCGCGACCCACCTGCGCGCCATTCAGTTACCGTTCAACGTCTACATGGCGGACGCGTTCACGCAGGATTCGCAATCGGGACCGGAGGGTGACCAGAGCGTGCTCTGGTTCGCCCACGAGGCGGGACTGAACGTGTTCACGTCCGCGAGTCTCGCCCAGGGCGACGTGCTCTCGGGCATCCCGGACGACGTGGACGAGAAACTCGGTGGCGACACGCTCGCTCAGCGTGGGCTGAACTTCGCGCGGAGCGCGCCAGGGGTGACGAGCGCGCTCGCGGGCGCGTCGACCCCCGAGCACGTCTCGGAGAACGCCGCCGCGGGGACGTTCGAGCCGCTTGGCGCCGACGAGTTCGACGCGGTGTTCGAGTAA
- a CDS encoding HVO_0758 family zinc finger protein — protein MSSVRKALRAGNVRKDTYERLLCNDCGVPLNTASRGGVGWTRSCPECGREWRQLK, from the coding sequence ATGAGTTCCGTGCGAAAGGCGCTCCGGGCGGGGAACGTACGCAAAGACACCTACGAGCGACTCCTGTGCAACGACTGCGGTGTCCCGTTGAACACGGCGAGCCGCGGCGGTGTCGGCTGGACGCGTTCCTGCCCCGAGTGCGGCCGCGAGTGGCGCCAGCTGAAGTGA
- a CDS encoding MFS transporter → MFGSLCALVFLVNFGRVVFAPLVGPLQADFGVSDATIGLVATLAWLGSALPRLPTGYLLTRVERHRVVLGTGLVLAASSLGTAFAPTIEYVMAGALLVGVSSGVYFVAANPLVSELFPERVGRVIGVHGTASQLAAAIAPVFVGALLARWSWRAPFYLLTVAALVVTGVLYVTSRRAELPDAGAADRNLARGVRRQWRVVLLGVVIVGVTGLVWNGFFNFYIKYLTETKDIAQGTAQTLLTVVFAAGVPAFWYTGRLADRFRHVPLMLVVLGGFATTLVAMTFVEGVLAVTAVSALLGYSIHSLFPAIDTFLLDSLPDSERASAYAAYSAAMMIVQALGSVAIGTLLGLGYAYDLLFRVGGLALVGLLAGLVAFYQAGLLPEGAS, encoded by the coding sequence ATGTTCGGTTCGCTGTGCGCGCTGGTCTTCCTCGTGAACTTCGGTCGCGTCGTGTTCGCGCCGCTCGTCGGCCCGCTCCAGGCCGACTTCGGGGTGTCGGACGCGACCATCGGGCTGGTGGCGACGCTGGCGTGGCTCGGCAGCGCGCTCCCCCGATTACCGACAGGCTACCTGCTCACGCGCGTCGAACGCCACCGCGTCGTCCTCGGGACGGGTCTCGTACTCGCGGCGTCCTCGCTCGGCACCGCGTTCGCGCCCACCATCGAGTACGTGATGGCGGGGGCGCTGCTCGTCGGCGTCTCCTCGGGCGTCTACTTCGTCGCCGCGAATCCGCTCGTGAGCGAACTGTTTCCGGAGCGCGTCGGCCGCGTCATCGGCGTCCACGGCACCGCCTCGCAGTTGGCGGCGGCCATCGCGCCCGTGTTCGTCGGCGCGCTCCTCGCGCGGTGGTCGTGGCGGGCGCCGTTCTACCTGCTCACGGTGGCGGCGCTCGTCGTCACGGGCGTGCTGTACGTGACGTCGCGACGGGCGGAACTCCCCGATGCGGGCGCCGCCGACCGCAACCTCGCTCGCGGCGTGCGCCGGCAGTGGCGGGTCGTGCTGCTCGGCGTCGTCATCGTCGGCGTCACGGGCCTCGTCTGGAACGGCTTCTTCAACTTCTACATCAAGTACCTCACCGAGACGAAGGACATCGCCCAGGGGACCGCCCAGACGCTGCTCACCGTGGTGTTCGCGGCGGGCGTGCCGGCGTTCTGGTACACGGGGCGGCTCGCCGACCGGTTCCGACACGTCCCCCTGATGCTCGTGGTGCTCGGCGGGTTCGCAACCACGCTCGTCGCGATGACGTTCGTCGAGGGCGTGCTCGCTGTGACTGCCGTCTCCGCCCTGCTCGGCTACTCGATACACAGCCTCTTCCCCGCCATCGACACGTTCCTGCTGGACAGCCTCCCGGACTCCGAGCGGGCGAGCGCGTACGCCGCGTACAGCGCGGCAATGATGATCGTGCAGGCCCTCGGGAGCGTCGCCATCGGCACCCTCCTCGGACTCGGGTACGCCTACGACCTGCTGTTCCGGGTGGGCGGCCTCGCGCTCGTCGGGTTGCTCGCGGGACTCGTGGCGTTCTACCAGGCGGGCCTGCTCCCCGAGGGCGCAAGCTAG
- a CDS encoding glycosyl transferase family 2: MEYTQERVATLHDYGGADPDAPTGRASVVVPMTDREYAGLAPERVFSELERVDPAEVVVPLRAPAERVSAFREWLSAFDLSLSVLWCDGPRVEELLADAGLDGERGKGRDVWLALGVAAESDYVVVHDADTTTYEARDVRKLLFPLERGADFSKGYYARVENNRLYGRLFRLFYEPLVAALADAHDNEVLDFLGAFRYALAGECAMTSDVARRLRVQRRWGLEVGTLGEAYRLAGLDGAAQVDLGRYEHDHRAVSGPTGLSEMSEGVGRALFRAVEDAGVGPDYDALAEQYLDHANRLVESYGTDAAFNGFDYDAEDERDQTATYVDAIAPPGDDDRLPAWTDAPFDPEEVAAAAAADARDAAE, encoded by the coding sequence ATGGAGTACACGCAGGAGCGCGTGGCGACGCTCCACGACTACGGCGGCGCGGACCCGGACGCGCCGACGGGCCGCGCGTCCGTGGTGGTGCCGATGACCGACCGCGAGTACGCCGGACTCGCCCCCGAGCGCGTGTTCTCGGAACTCGAGCGCGTCGACCCGGCGGAGGTCGTCGTGCCGCTCCGCGCGCCCGCCGAGCGCGTGTCCGCGTTCCGCGAGTGGCTCTCGGCGTTCGACCTCTCGCTGTCGGTGCTGTGGTGTGACGGCCCCCGAGTGGAGGAACTGCTCGCGGACGCCGGCCTCGACGGCGAGCGCGGCAAGGGCCGGGACGTCTGGCTGGCGCTCGGCGTCGCCGCCGAGTCGGACTACGTCGTCGTCCACGACGCCGACACGACGACCTACGAGGCCCGGGATGTCCGGAAACTGCTGTTCCCGCTCGAACGCGGCGCCGACTTCTCGAAGGGGTACTACGCCCGCGTCGAGAACAACCGCCTGTACGGCCGGCTGTTCCGCCTGTTCTACGAACCGCTCGTCGCCGCGCTCGCGGACGCCCACGACAACGAGGTACTGGATTTCCTCGGCGCGTTCCGGTACGCGCTCGCGGGCGAGTGCGCGATGACGAGCGACGTCGCTCGGCGCCTGCGCGTGCAGCGCCGCTGGGGGCTGGAGGTCGGCACGCTCGGCGAAGCCTACCGGCTCGCCGGTCTGGACGGCGCGGCGCAGGTCGACCTCGGGCGCTACGAACACGACCACCGCGCCGTCTCCGGCCCGACTGGGCTCTCCGAGATGAGCGAGGGTGTCGGCCGCGCGCTGTTCCGCGCCGTAGAGGACGCCGGCGTCGGCCCCGACTACGACGCGCTCGCGGAGCAGTATCTCGACCACGCGAACCGACTCGTCGAGTCCTACGGCACCGACGCGGCGTTCAACGGGTTCGACTACGACGCGGAGGACGAGCGCGACCAGACCGCGACGTACGTCGACGCTATCGCGCCGCCGGGTGACGACGACCGACTACCGGCGTGGACGGACGCCCCGTTCGACCCCGAGGAGGTCGCGGCGGCCGCCGCCGCGGACGCGCGGGATGCGGCAGAGTGA
- a CDS encoding DUF7109 family protein has translation MDGDELAGIVDLFGGLTRSELERALDELAFKRGDEPDDPGEGVDAALHEYYLVEVEYEDATLLAPGPVAFPELPEYGPDLPHILDVERRDVDREVLAAAVRERLESEVAEADGDRAEYLLDVTYDAEAWAPLDLDDVREDLAVDS, from the coding sequence ATGGACGGTGACGAACTTGCCGGCATTGTGGACCTGTTTGGCGGTCTCACGCGCTCGGAACTCGAACGCGCGCTCGACGAACTTGCGTTCAAGCGCGGCGACGAACCGGACGACCCGGGCGAGGGCGTGGACGCGGCGCTCCACGAGTACTACCTCGTCGAAGTCGAGTACGAGGATGCGACACTGCTCGCGCCCGGCCCCGTGGCGTTCCCGGAACTCCCCGAGTACGGCCCCGACCTCCCGCACATCCTGGACGTGGAGCGCCGCGACGTCGACCGCGAGGTACTCGCTGCGGCCGTTCGGGAGCGTCTGGAGTCCGAAGTGGCGGAGGCGGACGGTGACCGCGCGGAGTATCTGCTCGACGTGACCTACGACGCGGAAGCCTGGGCACCCCTCGACCTGGACGACGTGCGTGAGGATTTGGCTGTGGATTCGTGA
- a CDS encoding NUDIX hydrolase, translating to MDLSRVAAHQPVRVTDAERDAAVLAPVVERASGPALLFTKRADHLGEHPGQMSFPGGGREPSDADLRETATREADEEIGLRREEFSFVGQLDDIHTITSYAVTPFVARVPDREYVPDEREVDEIAVLPLSGLTDDANYELEKRVHPEYGDALVHFFHVDGYTVWGATARILVQFLELACGWTPPDRDPEVVEMDPER from the coding sequence ATGGACCTGTCGCGGGTGGCCGCCCACCAGCCCGTACGCGTCACCGACGCTGAGCGGGACGCGGCGGTGCTCGCGCCCGTCGTCGAGCGCGCGTCCGGCCCGGCGTTGCTGTTCACGAAGCGCGCCGACCACCTCGGCGAGCACCCGGGACAGATGAGTTTTCCGGGCGGGGGCCGCGAGCCGAGCGACGCCGACCTGCGGGAGACGGCGACGCGGGAGGCCGACGAGGAGATCGGGCTTCGACGCGAGGAGTTCTCGTTCGTCGGGCAACTCGACGATATCCACACGATCACGAGCTACGCGGTGACGCCGTTCGTCGCGCGCGTTCCGGACCGCGAGTACGTCCCCGACGAGCGCGAGGTCGATGAAATCGCGGTGCTCCCGCTGTCGGGGCTGACCGACGACGCGAACTACGAACTCGAGAAGCGCGTGCATCCCGAGTACGGCGACGCGCTCGTGCACTTCTTCCACGTCGACGGCTACACGGTGTGGGGGGCGACCGCGCGCATCCTCGTGCAGTTCCTCGAACTGGCGTGCGGGTGGACGCCGCCCGACCGCGACCCGGAGGTCGTGGAGATGGACCCAGAGCGGTGA
- a CDS encoding DUF7388 family protein yields the protein MLNSDGRAAVAGIDAVALKPTECDVSRIDLPESVRTVTIDYEGREHLPSAETLEALAADREVRVTTPVRADGFDPLGDDSLAAALPDDVGRVVVAGHGAYLSEEEVERAIAPRIGAATSANGGAWVGTEGVERAALATGATQFELLSRDTERSVRALRAAGFDGGIVVYAPTVLADDENEILDAVGAYTARRKPVQRALPDSAPTDGAASGRAREVLSQAVRDYALVGTERTVAERVTELERAGADRVVAYPAQGVKTLFA from the coding sequence GTGTTGAACAGCGACGGCCGCGCCGCGGTCGCGGGCATCGACGCCGTCGCGCTCAAGCCCACCGAGTGCGACGTCTCACGAATCGACCTCCCCGAGTCGGTGCGTACGGTCACCATCGACTACGAGGGACGCGAACACCTACCCAGTGCAGAGACACTCGAGGCGCTCGCGGCGGACCGCGAGGTTCGCGTGACGACGCCGGTTCGAGCGGATGGCTTCGACCCCCTGGGTGACGACTCGCTCGCCGCCGCGCTCCCCGACGACGTGGGCCGCGTGGTGGTTGCGGGGCACGGCGCGTACCTCTCCGAAGAGGAGGTCGAGCGGGCTATCGCGCCCCGCATCGGCGCCGCCACCAGCGCGAACGGGGGTGCCTGGGTAGGGACGGAGGGCGTCGAGCGCGCGGCGCTCGCGACCGGTGCGACCCAGTTCGAGTTGCTCTCGCGTGACACCGAGCGGAGCGTACGCGCACTCCGCGCCGCCGGCTTCGACGGTGGTATCGTGGTCTACGCCCCGACGGTGCTCGCGGACGACGAGAACGAGATTCTGGACGCTGTGGGCGCGTACACTGCTCGACGCAAGCCCGTGCAGCGCGCGCTCCCCGACAGCGCGCCCACCGACGGTGCCGCGTCGGGTCGCGCCCGCGAGGTACTCTCGCAGGCGGTCCGGGACTACGCGCTGGTCGGTACCGAACGAACGGTCGCCGAACGCGTGACGGAACTGGAGCGCGCCGGCGCGGACAGGGTCGTCGCGTACCCCGCGCAGGGAGTGAAAACGCTGTTCGCGTGA